The DNA sequence GTCCTGGTCGTGGGCCTGGCGCTGCGGTCCCAGGCGTCGAGCGGTGCCGATGAGGCCGGTAGCAGGCGCCCGCGCAACCCGGGCGACGGTTGACGCGCTATGGGGGCTGCCGCGGCGCCGGATAGAGGCTCGCACCCATGGTGCGGCTCGCTCCGAGCGTCGAGTCTTCAACGTATGCATGACACGGCAACGCCACGGCTGGGTGGAGGTCGGGAGATCCTTCGCCCGGCGCTCCCGTACCTGGTTCCTGTCCCCGCCACCGCGATTGCAGTCACGTTCGGCGTCGTCTCGCGACCGGCCCTGGTGGCGGTCGCGGTGTCGGCATCGTTGTGCGCGCTCGTCCGAGCGACGATCGAGTCGATTCGGATCGAGCTCCTCCGCGACCGCGCCGACGCGTGGATCCTCGCCCACGCCGTCGGACAGCCGACCGACGACATCGTCCTGCGACGCATGCGGGAGCTGACTGACCCGCGCACCCGCGCGAGCCTTGCGACCTCCATTCGCGTGATCGCCGACGCGTCCGACGTCGCCTTCTGGAACCGGCTGTACCCGAATCGTCGCCGGATCCGCGCGCACCGACACGAGCTGCGCCATCTCGCCCGCGAGCTGGGCGACCTCTCCCGTCCTGTGAACCCTCGGGGCGTCGCGCTCGCCAACCAGCTCCTCACGGCCGCAGGCGGCCCCCTGCACGATCCTCACCGCACGGATGCCCTCTCCGTCGCGGTCCGAGATACGATCGCGGCACTCGACGGGGCCGAGGACGATGATCTTTGAACGGATCGTGTGCGGCGTGGATGGCTCGCCGGCGGGCTTCGAGGCGCTTCGCCAGGCGACGCGGCTACGGTCCGATGGCGCACGGATCCTGGCGGTGACGGTCTGCGAAAGCGATCTGAGCGGACGATCCGGTGCAGCCGCGGGCCGCCTGACCGCCGAGTACCGGGGGCGCGCGAGCGCGACCCGGGCTGCGGCCTGGGAGCAGATCCGCGACGTTCCGCTCGCCGAGGCCCACGTCATCGAGGGCCGACCCGTGCGGGCGCTCCTCGGGGCGCTCGATCGTGAGTCGGCGACGCTCATTGCGGTCGGAACCCACGGGGGCGGTCACATCGCGGGAATGCTCCTCGGGAGCGTCGCGACAGCCATGCTGCAACAGGCCCCCTGTTCGGTGCTCGTGGCGCGCGGCTTGGACGACACGGCCTGGTCGCCCGGCTCGATCGTGGTCGGCATGGACGGATCGCGCGAGGCGCTGGTCTCAGCGGTCATCGCCGCCGAGCTGGGCGATCGGTTCGGCGCGACGGTCCGGACGATCGCCGCCCAGGGCGGCCCACGGGTCGACCGGCCGATGCTGAGAGAGATCGACGAGCTCCACTGGGTCTCCGGCCACCCTGTCGGCGCATTGGTGGACGCGTCCGGGGAAGCCGACCTCATCGTCGTCGGGAGTCGCGGCCTGCGGGCGTTCGAGGCCCTCGGAAGCGTCAGCGAGCGAGTCGCCCACCAGG is a window from the Gaiellales bacterium genome containing:
- a CDS encoding universal stress protein, with the protein product MIFERIVCGVDGSPAGFEALRQATRLRSDGARILAVTVCESDLSGRSGAAAGRLTAEYRGRASATRAAAWEQIRDVPLAEAHVIEGRPVRALLGALDRESATLIAVGTHGGGHIAGMLLGSVATAMLQQAPCSVLVARGLDDTAWSPGSIVVGMDGSREALVSAVIAAELGDRFGATVRTIAAQGGPRVDRPMLREIDELHWVSGHPVGALVDASGEADLIVVGSRGLRAFEALGSVSERVAHQAHCSVLVVRPEKTEEA